A region of Streptomyces liliifuscus DNA encodes the following proteins:
- a CDS encoding BAR domain-containing protein has product MCPTTGLPYGEPGSVERLTWIFAEQDLEDIQERMEYFAARAAARPESGLVVSNIKTPIARPHILRIGDFESDGDRRGGTCVECGAHGELSALRDLARHDLGCEATWF; this is encoded by the coding sequence ATGTGCCCCACGACCGGGCTCCCGTACGGCGAGCCTGGCTCCGTGGAGCGACTGACCTGGATTTTCGCCGAGCAGGACCTGGAGGACATCCAGGAGCGCATGGAGTACTTCGCGGCACGCGCCGCCGCGCGCCCCGAGTCCGGCCTGGTCGTGTCCAACATCAAGACCCCCATAGCCCGTCCGCACATCCTTCGCATCGGCGACTTCGAGTCCGACGGGGACCGGCGCGGCGGCACATGTGTTGAGTGCGGGGCGCACGGTGAACTGTCCGCGCTTCGGGACCTTGCCCGGCACGACCTCGGCTGTGAGGCGACTTGGTTCTAA